In a genomic window of Octadecabacter temperatus:
- a CDS encoding ABC transporter permease, producing the protein MSSLPPYATRGQRIWHYSFRIICGLIFFFLIAPILVIIPLSFNAQDFFTFTPEMLAFDPDGYSTKHYEDFFTNSDWQLALKNSLKIAPVATILSVSLGTLAAIGLSQSHVPFRRAIMAILISPMIVPLIISATGMYFFYSNPYIPTPFGKIELPFTLTGTYWGVVLAHAALGIPFVIITVTATLVGFDQSLTRAAANMGANPVTTFFKVQMPLILPGVVSGGLFAFITSFDEVVVVLFVGSAGQKTLPWQMFTGLREQISPTILAVATILIAVSVLLLFTIEVLRRRSERLRGMSPS; encoded by the coding sequence ATGTCTTCATTGCCACCATACGCAACACGCGGCCAACGCATTTGGCACTACAGTTTCCGTATCATTTGCGGGTTGATCTTTTTCTTTCTGATCGCCCCGATCTTGGTCATCATCCCGCTGTCGTTCAACGCGCAGGACTTTTTCACGTTCACGCCGGAAATGTTGGCGTTTGACCCAGATGGGTATTCGACCAAACACTACGAAGACTTTTTCACGAATTCCGATTGGCAATTGGCACTGAAAAACTCCCTCAAGATCGCACCAGTGGCGACGATCCTATCGGTGTCTTTGGGGACGTTGGCCGCCATTGGTCTAAGCCAATCCCACGTGCCGTTTCGCCGTGCGATCATGGCGATCCTGATTTCGCCGATGATCGTTCCATTGATTATTTCCGCGACGGGCATGTATTTCTTCTACTCCAACCCCTACATCCCCACGCCGTTCGGCAAAATCGAACTGCCGTTTACCTTGACAGGGACGTATTGGGGCGTGGTTCTGGCGCACGCAGCGCTGGGCATCCCGTTCGTGATTATCACCGTAACGGCGACGCTTGTCGGGTTTGACCAATCGCTGACGCGTGCCGCGGCCAACATGGGTGCGAACCCTGTTACGACGTTCTTCAAGGTGCAAATGCCGCTCATCCTGCCGGGTGTTGTGTCAGGTGGATTGTTCGCCTTCATCACGTCATTTGATGAAGTCGTGGTGGTGCTATTCGTCGGGTCAGCGGGACAAAAGACATTGCCCTGGCAAATGTTCACGGGCCTTCGCGAACAGATCAGCCCGACCATTCTGGCCGTTGCTACGATCTTAATTGCAGTGTCGGTTCTGCTGCTGTTCACAATCGAAGTGCTGCGGCGACGTTCGGAACGATTGCGCGGGATGTCCCCCAGCTAA
- a CDS encoding ABC transporter permease, with amino-acid sequence MTDATSGPVLAADGRPLKASLNRALRRQKLRALMLIAPLLIFILVSFVMPIADMLFRSVENQIVSETLPRTATLLPDWDGEGAPDDIVFEALARDLAVAVEAKAHTRLGSRLNYEQTGISSLFRKTGRGVDEIGETPQDILEDTNDIWGERDTFGMLIGTPDWIDAINEWDGQDALTREAAPTFDANGDFASAFPGTTSLYASYVAQTISEDDNPLGERPWPILFHVLAQELPDGSLDAGASDGRSQILNEAAGALAGVTLDDPKAMFLDIDEDWGDADVWTTIQTYAPAYTNGYFLNSIDMQKGLDGPEWRPENEQIYIVLFIRTMIMSLSIMGMCVLLGYPIAWLLANLPDRKANMLMILVLLPFWTSLLVRTSAWKVLLQQQGVINDTLVWYHSTAVGKFLDPVFNTLLNAFYAIANALTWVWNLFNNIWGGADAIYFAWAAQGFERLALINNQTGTVIAMTHILLPFMILPLYSVMKTIPPSYLRAAKSLGATNWTAFWRVYFPQSVPGIGAGCILVFILSIGYYITPELVGGTKGVFISNRIAYHISSSLNWGLAAALGTILLAVVMMLYWMYDKIVGIDNVKLGG; translated from the coding sequence ATGACTGATGCAACATCAGGCCCAGTTTTGGCAGCAGATGGACGACCGCTAAAGGCGTCCCTGAACCGCGCGTTGCGCCGCCAGAAGCTCCGCGCGTTGATGCTGATCGCTCCGCTGCTGATTTTCATTTTGGTGTCTTTCGTGATGCCGATCGCCGATATGTTGTTCCGATCTGTTGAGAACCAGATCGTCTCTGAAACATTGCCCCGCACCGCGACATTGCTTCCCGATTGGGATGGTGAAGGCGCGCCGGATGATATCGTGTTCGAAGCATTGGCCCGTGATCTGGCCGTTGCCGTTGAAGCAAAGGCGCACACCCGGCTTGGAAGCCGTTTGAACTATGAGCAAACGGGGATTTCGTCACTGTTTCGTAAGACGGGTCGTGGCGTTGATGAAATCGGCGAAACGCCGCAGGACATCCTTGAAGATACAAACGATATTTGGGGAGAGCGCGATACGTTTGGCATGCTGATCGGTACGCCCGATTGGATTGACGCGATCAATGAGTGGGACGGCCAAGATGCGCTGACCCGCGAAGCCGCGCCAACGTTCGATGCAAACGGAGACTTTGCCAGTGCTTTCCCAGGTACGACTTCGCTTTATGCGTCCTATGTCGCGCAAACCATCAGCGAGGATGACAATCCGCTCGGTGAAAGACCGTGGCCCATTCTGTTTCACGTCCTCGCACAGGAATTGCCTGATGGTTCGCTTGACGCAGGCGCGTCGGATGGGCGTTCGCAGATCCTGAACGAAGCAGCGGGTGCATTGGCTGGAGTCACATTGGATGACCCGAAAGCGATGTTCCTCGATATTGATGAGGACTGGGGCGACGCTGATGTTTGGACGACGATCCAAACCTATGCACCTGCCTACACCAACGGTTACTTTCTGAACTCGATCGACATGCAAAAGGGCCTCGATGGCCCTGAATGGCGCCCAGAAAATGAACAGATCTATATCGTATTGTTCATTCGTACCATGATCATGTCGCTGTCGATCATGGGCATGTGTGTGCTGCTGGGATATCCGATTGCGTGGTTGCTGGCGAACCTGCCGGATCGCAAAGCCAACATGCTGATGATCCTTGTGTTGCTTCCGTTTTGGACGTCGCTTCTGGTGCGTACCTCCGCTTGGAAAGTGCTGCTGCAACAGCAGGGTGTGATCAACGATACGCTGGTTTGGTATCATTCTACGGCTGTCGGTAAGTTCCTCGATCCGGTGTTCAACACGCTATTGAACGCGTTTTACGCGATCGCGAATGCGCTCACATGGGTGTGGAACCTATTCAACAATATCTGGGGCGGTGCGGATGCGATCTATTTCGCATGGGCAGCCCAAGGTTTTGAGCGTTTGGCGCTGATCAACAATCAAACTGGTACGGTCATCGCGATGACGCATATCCTTTTGCCGTTCATGATTTTGCCACTGTATTCCGTGATGAAAACAATCCCGCCTAGCTACCTTCGCGCCGCGAAGTCACTTGGCGCGACGAACTGGACTGCCTTTTGGCGGGTTTATTTCCCGCAGTCTGTTCCGGGCATTGGCGCGGGCTGTATCCTCGTGTTCATCTTGTCGATTGGTTACTACATCACGCCTGAACTGGTTGGCGGCACCAAGGGTGTCTTCATCTCAAACCGGATTGCCTACCATATTTCCAGCTCTCTGAACTGGGGTCTGGCTGCGGCGCTGGGCACAATTCTGCTGGCGGTCGTGATGATGCTTTACTGGATGTACGATAAGATCGTCGGCATCGATAACGTGAAATTGGGGGGCTAA
- a CDS encoding DUF1330 domain-containing protein, which yields MAKGYIIGHITVTNEEAYKEYVKLDTPMFEAAGARILIRGGEAENAEGPQYSRHVVFEFDSYQAAQDFYHSPAYQDVLKIRHANADSMIVLVEGYE from the coding sequence ATGGCCAAGGGATACATCATCGGGCACATCACTGTGACCAACGAGGAAGCATACAAAGAGTATGTGAAACTCGACACGCCGATGTTTGAAGCCGCTGGCGCACGCATTCTGATCCGCGGTGGAGAAGCCGAAAACGCGGAAGGGCCGCAATATTCGCGCCACGTCGTTTTCGAATTCGACAGCTATCAAGCTGCTCAAGATTTTTACCATTCGCCTGCGTATCAAGATGTTCTCAAGATCCGCCATGCCAATGCTGACAGTATGATCGTCCTTGTGGAGGGATACGAATGA
- a CDS encoding extracellular solute-binding protein: MKTTMKLMATTCLTLSATLAVADGHMADEMTIVSWGGAYSASQQNAYHTPYAEMTGVNIINDESSAEAVAKLRAMNEAGNVTWDVVDVVASDAIRLCDEGLALEIDADEQLADGDDGSTASEDFGDLLVSDCFIPQIVYSTTVGFRTDLVGDTAPTDICAIFDTETYPGMRSLEKRPINNMEWALLCDGVAKDDVYDVLETEEGQAQAFAKLDTIKDSVIWWSAGADTPQLLADGEVVMGSTYNGRLFALIEEQDQPVAMLWDAQVFDLDGWIIPTGLSPEREARALDYVRFATDTQRLADQAKYISYGPARASSAPLVGQHAELGIDMAPHMPTDPANATNTFLYNYEWWADYRDDLDAKFQVWLSQ; this comes from the coding sequence ATGAAAACGACTATGAAACTGATGGCCACAACATGCCTGACGCTGTCTGCGACTCTCGCAGTTGCTGACGGTCACATGGCCGATGAAATGACAATCGTTAGCTGGGGCGGCGCATACTCCGCATCACAACAGAACGCGTATCACACGCCCTACGCTGAGATGACTGGCGTAAACATCATCAACGATGAATCCTCTGCTGAAGCAGTCGCGAAACTTCGTGCGATGAACGAAGCTGGCAACGTCACTTGGGACGTGGTTGACGTGGTTGCATCCGATGCGATCCGTCTTTGCGACGAAGGCCTTGCACTGGAAATCGACGCGGATGAGCAGCTCGCAGACGGCGACGATGGTTCCACCGCTTCCGAAGACTTTGGCGACCTGTTGGTTTCCGACTGCTTCATCCCACAGATCGTATACTCCACGACTGTTGGCTTCCGCACAGACCTCGTTGGTGACACAGCTCCAACGGACATCTGCGCAATTTTCGACACAGAAACATACCCAGGTATGCGTTCCCTCGAAAAGCGACCAATCAACAACATGGAATGGGCTCTGCTGTGTGACGGCGTAGCGAAAGACGACGTGTACGATGTTCTGGAAACAGAAGAAGGCCAGGCACAGGCATTTGCCAAGCTCGACACCATCAAAGACAGCGTTATCTGGTGGTCCGCTGGTGCTGACACGCCACAGCTTTTGGCGGACGGCGAAGTCGTCATGGGTTCCACATACAACGGTCGTTTGTTTGCTCTGATCGAAGAGCAGGACCAGCCGGTTGCAATGCTCTGGGACGCGCAAGTGTTTGACCTTGACGGTTGGATCATTCCAACAGGCCTGTCCCCTGAGCGTGAAGCACGCGCGCTGGACTACGTCCGTTTCGCGACTGACACACAGCGTCTTGCAGACCAAGCCAAGTACATCAGCTACGGTCCTGCACGTGCATCTTCCGCACCGCTCGTAGGTCAGCATGCTGAACTGGGTATCGACATGGCACCACACATGCCAACAGACCCAGCGAACGCGACAAACACGTTCCTGTACAACTATGAATGGTGGGCTGACTACCGTGACGATCTGGACGCGAAATTCCAGGTCTGGTTGTCCCAGTAA
- a CDS encoding ABC transporter ATP-binding protein, with protein MVDTQSAFVAFERVQKSYDGEVLVVKDLNLSMPKGEFLTMLGPSGSGKTTCLMMLAGFETATHGDILLDGVSINNIPPHKRGIGMVFQNYALFPHMSVAENLSFPLEVRKIGKSEREEKVMRALGMVQMQDFAGRRPAQLSGGQQQRIALARALVFEPELVLMDEPLGALDKQLRETLQFEITNLAHELGITTVYVTHDQTEALTMSDRVAVFDDGRIQQLAPPDQLYEQPENSFVAQFIGENNTLEGVVTKIKGDTCEVKLDSGDIIDAVPVNVSEVGERTRVSIRPERVEFNRERLHADAHTLKAEVLEFIYMGDIFRTRLRVAGTDEFVIKTRNAPDQKRLKPGEMIEIGWMAEDCRALDA; from the coding sequence ATGGTAGATACTCAATCGGCATTTGTTGCTTTCGAGCGGGTTCAGAAGAGCTATGACGGTGAAGTTCTCGTCGTGAAGGACCTGAATCTTTCAATGCCGAAGGGCGAGTTTCTGACGATGCTTGGGCCATCTGGATCCGGCAAAACGACCTGCCTTATGATGCTCGCTGGGTTTGAAACTGCCACGCACGGCGATATCCTGCTAGACGGTGTCTCAATTAACAACATCCCACCGCATAAGCGCGGCATCGGCATGGTGTTCCAGAACTACGCGTTGTTCCCGCATATGTCGGTTGCCGAAAACCTGTCCTTCCCGCTTGAGGTCCGCAAGATCGGTAAGTCCGAGCGTGAGGAAAAAGTCATGCGCGCGCTGGGCATGGTTCAGATGCAAGATTTCGCTGGCCGTCGTCCGGCACAGCTTTCCGGTGGTCAGCAACAGCGCATCGCGCTTGCACGTGCGTTGGTGTTTGAACCTGAGCTGGTGCTGATGGATGAACCGCTTGGAGCGCTCGACAAACAGTTGCGCGAAACGTTGCAGTTCGAAATTACCAACCTCGCGCATGAGCTGGGGATCACCACGGTTTACGTGACCCACGACCAAACAGAAGCCCTGACAATGTCAGACCGTGTTGCCGTGTTCGATGACGGTCGTATTCAACAGCTCGCGCCGCCAGATCAGCTTTATGAGCAGCCCGAAAACAGCTTCGTTGCGCAGTTCATTGGTGAGAACAACACGCTGGAAGGCGTGGTGACCAAAATCAAAGGCGACACTTGCGAAGTGAAGCTCGACAGTGGTGACATTATCGATGCGGTTCCGGTGAACGTGTCCGAGGTCGGTGAGCGCACACGCGTTTCTATTCGCCCTGAGCGCGTTGAGTTCAACCGTGAGCGCCTGCACGCTGATGCCCACACACTGAAAGCCGAAGTGCTTGAGTTCATCTACATGGGCGATATTTTCCGTACACGACTGCGCGTTGCTGGAACGGATGAGTTCGTGATCAAGACACGTAATGCGCCTGACCAAAAACGCCTGAAACCCGGCGAGATGATCGAAATCGGGTGGATGGCAGAAGATTGCCGAGCGCTGGACGCGTAA
- a CDS encoding aminopeptidase P family protein produces MDRPQHYRFHQGDKVLPFADAEYETRLTKLRNSMADLGVDACVFTSMHNIAYYSGFLYCAFGRPYALVVTATDNVTMSAGIDAAQPFRRGYGDNITYTDWQRNNYWRAIQSVAGSGKDIGYEGDHLSLAQKALMDEFLTPKSSMDIAPTTMKQRMHKSAAEIDLIRAGANVADVGGYAIKDAIKVGVREIDVAMAGRDAMELEIAKRFPDAEYRDTWVWFQSGINTDGAHNPVTSRKLERGDILSLNTFPMISGYYTALERTMFVGEVDDASLKIWEANVAAHEYGMSLLVPGASCSEITHKINDFFAERDLLQYRTFGYGHSFGVLSHYYGREAGLELREDIDTVLEPGMVISMEPMLTIGDGNLGAGGYREHDILVINKDGNENITGYPYGPDFNVVG; encoded by the coding sequence ATGGATCGCCCACAGCACTATCGTTTTCACCAAGGGGACAAGGTCCTGCCGTTCGCGGACGCTGAGTATGAAACCCGCCTTACCAAGCTGCGCAACAGCATGGCTGACTTGGGTGTGGATGCCTGCGTATTCACGTCGATGCACAACATCGCCTACTATTCCGGCTTTCTGTATTGTGCGTTCGGGCGGCCATATGCGCTTGTCGTGACGGCAACTGATAACGTCACAATGTCGGCTGGGATTGACGCAGCACAACCGTTCCGCCGTGGGTATGGCGATAACATCACTTACACCGATTGGCAGCGAAACAACTACTGGCGTGCCATTCAATCCGTGGCCGGATCTGGCAAGGATATTGGATATGAGGGCGACCATCTAAGCCTTGCGCAAAAGGCGCTTATGGACGAATTTCTGACGCCCAAGTCGTCAATGGACATCGCCCCGACAACGATGAAGCAGCGGATGCACAAATCGGCAGCCGAGATTGACTTGATCCGCGCGGGTGCAAATGTGGCTGATGTCGGTGGCTATGCCATCAAAGACGCGATCAAGGTTGGCGTGCGTGAGATTGACGTTGCGATGGCAGGGCGCGATGCGATGGAGCTTGAGATCGCCAAGCGCTTTCCTGATGCGGAATACCGCGACACGTGGGTTTGGTTTCAATCGGGCATCAACACAGACGGGGCGCATAACCCTGTCACATCCCGTAAACTTGAGCGTGGGGATATCCTCAGCCTCAATACATTCCCGATGATTTCTGGCTATTACACTGCACTCGAGCGCACCATGTTTGTCGGCGAAGTCGACGACGCGAGCCTGAAGATATGGGAAGCAAACGTCGCGGCCCATGAGTATGGCATGTCGCTGTTGGTTCCCGGTGCGAGCTGCAGCGAGATAACGCATAAGATTAACGATTTTTTCGCTGAACGTGATTTGTTGCAGTACCGCACATTCGGTTACGGTCACTCGTTTGGCGTGCTGTCCCACTATTACGGGCGCGAAGCGGGGCTTGAGTTGCGCGAAGATATCGACACGGTTCTTGAGCCGGGCATGGTGATCTCGATGGAGCCGATGCTGACGATAGGCGACGGAAATCTAGGCGCTGGCGGCTACCGTGAACATGATATCCTTGTGATCAATAAGGACGGCAACGAGAACATCACGGGCTATCCATATGGACCCGATTTCAACGTGGTCGGCTAA
- a CDS encoding aldehyde dehydrogenase family protein, whose translation MDNARNFYIDGKWVAPIAGTDFDVIDPSTEEATSVISLGGQADTDAAVAAAKAAFPKWRMSSKAERLELMESILEIYMRRSDEMGEVISREMGAPIDMSKVQQSGTGSYHLNAFIQALKEFEFEGPLRAGDESTHIIHEPIGVCALITPWNWPMNQITLKVIPALATGCTMVLKPSEQSPLSATLFSEIMHEAGVPAGVYNMLNGDGVGVGSQLSVHKDVDMVSFTGSTRAGQAITIAAAPTVKRVSLELGGKGANIVFADADPKAVQQGIARCFNNTGQSCNAPTRMLVERSRYDEAVEQAVAAANATKVNPAANEGQHIGPLVSEMQFNKVQDLIQKGIDEGANLVAGGVGRPEGLNRGFFVKPTVFADCNNDMNIMREEVFGPVLSMMPFDTEEEAIAIANDTDYGLTNYIQTTDAEKGRRVAREMRTGMVDMNGKGRGSGSPFGGMKQSGNGREGGKWGLDEFVEVRAIGGWPVE comes from the coding sequence ATGGACAACGCGCGTAACTTTTACATTGATGGCAAATGGGTCGCTCCGATTGCTGGAACTGATTTTGATGTGATCGACCCGTCGACCGAGGAGGCCACTTCTGTGATCTCTTTGGGTGGTCAGGCTGACACCGATGCTGCCGTTGCCGCTGCGAAGGCTGCGTTCCCGAAATGGCGCATGTCCTCCAAAGCCGAGCGCCTTGAGTTGATGGAAAGCATTCTTGAGATTTACATGCGCCGTTCCGATGAGATGGGCGAAGTCATCAGCCGTGAAATGGGTGCGCCAATTGATATGTCCAAGGTGCAGCAATCCGGCACCGGTTCGTATCACCTCAACGCGTTTATCCAAGCGCTGAAGGAATTTGAATTCGAAGGCCCGCTGCGCGCTGGCGACGAAAGCACGCATATCATTCACGAACCGATTGGTGTCTGTGCACTGATCACGCCGTGGAACTGGCCGATGAACCAGATCACGCTAAAGGTAATCCCTGCGTTGGCAACGGGCTGTACGATGGTGTTGAAACCGTCCGAACAATCCCCGCTGTCCGCGACCCTGTTCAGCGAAATTATGCATGAGGCCGGTGTTCCTGCTGGCGTGTACAACATGCTGAACGGCGACGGTGTTGGCGTTGGTAGCCAGCTGTCTGTTCATAAAGACGTCGACATGGTTAGCTTCACGGGGTCTACTCGCGCGGGGCAAGCGATCACGATTGCCGCAGCTCCAACTGTCAAACGTGTTAGCCTTGAGCTGGGCGGGAAGGGCGCGAACATTGTGTTTGCAGATGCCGATCCAAAGGCCGTTCAACAAGGCATTGCACGTTGTTTCAATAACACGGGCCAGTCCTGTAACGCGCCGACGCGCATGCTGGTTGAACGCTCTCGTTACGATGAAGCTGTTGAGCAAGCGGTCGCAGCGGCGAACGCAACAAAGGTCAATCCAGCTGCGAACGAAGGGCAGCACATTGGTCCGCTCGTTTCCGAGATGCAGTTCAACAAAGTGCAGGACCTGATCCAAAAAGGCATCGATGAGGGTGCGAACCTTGTTGCCGGTGGCGTTGGCCGCCCTGAGGGTTTGAACCGCGGGTTCTTTGTGAAGCCGACTGTTTTTGCAGACTGCAACAACGACATGAACATTATGCGCGAAGAGGTCTTCGGGCCTGTCTTGTCCATGATGCCGTTCGACACCGAAGAAGAGGCGATCGCTATTGCCAATGACACGGATTACGGTTTGACCAACTACATTCAAACAACTGATGCAGAAAAAGGCCGCCGTGTCGCACGCGAAATGCGTACCGGTATGGTTGATATGAATGGTAAAGGCCGTGGGTCCGGTTCTCCGTTTGGGGGCATGAAGCAGTCCGGAAATGGACGCGAAGGCGGCAAGTGGGGCTTGGACGAATTCGTTGAGGTCCGCGCTATCGGCGGCTGGCCTGTCGAATAA
- a CDS encoding efflux transporter outer membrane subunit, producing MIRIILSAGSIVVLVGCSVVGPNYEVPTMDVTPTFMLGGDSTLSNANADPWWQRLNDPILNELVSRGAQQNLNVRSALERITAANARLGQTGTNAQSNGALPAAVQQRGDSSGSDTTNNLAINAGYVIDLFGGFAREQERSIANLEAAQLDVGTIRLAYLADLTNSYIQARYNQEAAAITRQTIASRRQTLAIVNERRSVEEATELEVQQARSLLASAQAPLPVFVANFEVNVFHIATLLAEPASPLLEQMQSGAPQPHPHGFTNVGLPADLLRNRPDLRVMERNLAAATAQIGVAEAQLYPSVQLSGTIAAGTADGWSFGPLLSLPVLNRGFLRARQQIAQSAARSSELDWRNGVLIAVEEVQVALTLCRNWNRQIQHLERAATASRSVLRLSRESYRLGEATLTDVLDAERINASNRMALADARRNYALSWMRVQVATGHGWNVEGMTFDAEGQAPVLPSDPLGLEGTVLVSGENN from the coding sequence ATGATCAGGATTATTTTATCCGCTGGCAGCATCGTTGTATTAGTAGGTTGCTCAGTGGTCGGACCAAATTACGAAGTCCCAACAATGGACGTGACACCAACGTTCATGTTAGGCGGCGACAGCACTTTATCAAATGCAAACGCTGACCCGTGGTGGCAGCGCTTGAATGACCCTATTTTGAATGAGTTAGTCTCACGCGGTGCGCAACAAAACCTTAACGTGCGCTCGGCGTTGGAACGGATCACAGCGGCAAACGCACGGTTAGGGCAGACAGGCACAAACGCACAATCCAACGGCGCGCTTCCTGCAGCTGTCCAGCAACGAGGTGACAGCAGCGGTTCCGACACAACCAACAACCTCGCAATAAATGCCGGTTATGTTATTGACTTATTTGGCGGTTTCGCGCGCGAACAGGAACGTTCAATCGCGAACCTAGAAGCTGCCCAGCTTGATGTTGGGACGATCCGCCTTGCTTACCTCGCGGATCTGACAAACAGCTATATTCAAGCGCGCTACAATCAAGAAGCCGCTGCAATCACGCGTCAAACCATCGCAAGCCGCAGACAAACGCTGGCAATTGTGAACGAGCGGCGCTCCGTTGAAGAGGCGACCGAACTCGAAGTTCAACAAGCGCGCTCCCTTCTTGCGTCCGCGCAGGCACCGCTGCCGGTCTTCGTGGCGAACTTTGAGGTGAATGTTTTCCACATCGCAACCTTACTCGCCGAACCCGCATCCCCCCTATTGGAACAAATGCAATCGGGCGCACCCCAACCGCACCCGCATGGCTTTACCAACGTAGGTTTGCCCGCAGATTTGCTGCGTAACCGACCAGATTTGCGCGTTATGGAAAGAAACCTCGCGGCAGCGACAGCACAAATTGGCGTCGCTGAAGCTCAGTTATACCCATCGGTCCAACTAAGCGGAACGATCGCAGCTGGCACAGCAGACGGTTGGTCTTTTGGCCCACTCCTTAGCCTTCCGGTTTTGAACCGCGGTTTTTTGCGTGCCCGCCAACAGATCGCGCAATCCGCTGCACGCAGTTCTGAACTGGACTGGCGGAATGGTGTTCTTATCGCAGTTGAGGAAGTCCAAGTCGCGCTTACGCTGTGCCGGAACTGGAACCGCCAAATTCAACATCTTGAGCGGGCCGCGACAGCATCCCGATCCGTACTGCGTCTGTCACGAGAGTCTTATCGCCTCGGCGAAGCGACCCTTACGGATGTCTTAGACGCAGAACGCATTAACGCCAGCAACCGCATGGCCCTCGCGGACGCACGTCGCAACTACGCGCTCAGCTGGATGCGTGTGCAAGTTGCGACTGGGCACGGCTGGAATGTTGAAGGAATGACGTTTGACGCCGAAGGTCAGGCACCTGTCCTACCATCAGATCCATTGGGTCTTGAGGGGACGGTTCTTGTATCTGGCGAAAACAATTGA
- a CDS encoding glycoside hydrolase family 26 protein: protein MSFTNHKQPMNAAALVAALMAGSTAVAQSLPPGDIPFGVFDPGGDYSDVQGVAIEHLFLPWEDVFLPSLAEAETYTSARDRALLVTIEPWTWTRDERNSPSVLQNGIASGAYDETMDTVCSALSALDRPLTIRWAQEMDDESGQFIWAGWEPQDYVYAYKRMIDVCRNAAPDAAFMWSPLGFENMADFYPGDDYVDVVGLSVFSLGPWEEQVLGEKQSFDDIFAPRYERALAFEKPIMVAELGFVGDAEHMAMWEADVRSKAALYPELDAVVYFNQQEVYPWPNDFGLPDWRRTQQGLN from the coding sequence ATGTCATTCACTAATCATAAACAACCTATGAACGCGGCGGCACTTGTTGCCGCTCTTATGGCCGGATCAACGGCCGTTGCGCAATCTCTGCCACCGGGGGACATTCCATTTGGGGTGTTTGATCCAGGTGGCGACTATAGCGATGTCCAAGGCGTTGCGATCGAACACCTGTTCCTGCCTTGGGAAGATGTTTTCCTGCCCAGCCTTGCGGAAGCGGAAACCTATACCTCCGCGCGTGATCGCGCGCTTTTGGTGACGATTGAGCCGTGGACATGGACACGTGATGAACGCAATTCTCCGTCGGTTTTACAAAACGGCATTGCGTCAGGTGCATACGATGAAACGATGGATACGGTTTGCTCCGCGCTCAGCGCGCTTGATCGCCCGCTTACGATCCGGTGGGCACAAGAAATGGACGACGAAAGTGGTCAGTTCATTTGGGCTGGGTGGGAACCGCAAGACTACGTCTATGCGTATAAGCGCATGATCGATGTGTGCCGAAACGCGGCACCAGATGCTGCGTTCATGTGGTCCCCGTTAGGGTTCGAAAACATGGCCGATTTCTACCCAGGCGATGATTACGTCGATGTCGTCGGGCTGTCTGTCTTCAGTCTTGGCCCGTGGGAAGAGCAAGTGTTGGGTGAGAAGCAATCTTTCGATGACATCTTCGCGCCGCGCTACGAACGCGCGCTTGCGTTCGAAAAACCCATCATGGTGGCCGAGCTTGGTTTTGTTGGGGACGCTGAGCATATGGCGATGTGGGAGGCGGATGTACGTAGCAAAGCCGCGCTTTATCCGGAACTCGACGCGGTTGTGTATTTCAACCAGCAAGAGGTCTATCCATGGCCGAACGACTTCGGTTTACCAGATTGGCGTCGCACGCAGCAGGGGCTGAACTGA